The following coding sequences lie in one Bacteroidetes bacterium SB0662_bin_6 genomic window:
- the obgE gene encoding GTPase ObgE — protein MKFVDYVTITVRSGRGGAGAVAFRREKYEPQGGPAGGDGGNGGSVIIEGDSNLYTLLDFRYNRHHFAENGETGAGNNRTGRSGQDIVLRVPLGTVARQRGTGEIIGEVCVQGERLILAEGGRGGKGNAFFKSPTNQTPRHAQPGEAGHEREITLELSLLADVGIVGFPNAGKSMLVSVLSAAKPKVADYPFTTLEPSLGVVQVEEYQSFVIADIPGIIEGAHEGKGLGIQFLRHIARNAVLLFLIPVDSKDLAGEYHVLLKEVAAYDPVLLDKPRVVALSKTDLLPSEERRLLPDIAQEGFPEGVVPTAISSVAGFGLDTLKQRLWEAVRQSREDQHSE, from the coding sequence ATGAAATTCGTCGATTACGTAACAATTACCGTACGGAGCGGGCGTGGCGGGGCGGGCGCCGTCGCATTCCGGAGGGAGAAATACGAACCGCAAGGCGGTCCTGCGGGAGGGGACGGCGGGAATGGAGGTTCGGTGATCATCGAGGGGGACAGCAACCTGTACACCCTCCTGGATTTTCGCTACAACCGGCACCATTTCGCAGAAAACGGCGAGACAGGCGCCGGCAACAACCGGACCGGACGTTCCGGTCAGGATATTGTTCTTCGCGTGCCGCTCGGCACCGTGGCCAGACAGCGCGGCACGGGTGAGATCATTGGCGAAGTGTGTGTGCAGGGTGAGCGGCTGATCCTTGCGGAAGGTGGACGGGGCGGCAAAGGCAATGCGTTTTTCAAGTCCCCGACGAATCAGACGCCGCGCCATGCCCAGCCGGGCGAGGCGGGGCATGAACGGGAAATCACGCTCGAACTTAGTTTACTGGCTGATGTCGGCATCGTGGGATTTCCGAATGCGGGCAAGAGCATGCTTGTTTCCGTTTTGTCGGCAGCGAAGCCGAAAGTAGCCGATTATCCCTTCACGACGCTTGAACCTTCGCTGGGTGTTGTGCAGGTCGAGGAGTACCAGTCGTTCGTGATCGCCGATATTCCAGGGATCATCGAGGGAGCCCACGAAGGCAAGGGGCTGGGGATACAGTTTTTGCGTCATATTGCACGCAATGCAGTGCTGCTTTTTCTCATCCCTGTTGATTCGAAGGACCTGGCAGGGGAATACCATGTGTTGCTGAAAGAAGTGGCAGCCTACGATCCCGTATTGCTCGACAAACCACGGGTCGTGGCGTTATCGAAAACCGATTTATTGCCTTCCGAGGAGCGGAGGCTTTTACCGGATATTGCACAGGAGGGCTTTCCGGAAGGCGTTGTCCCGACAGCGATCAGCTCGGTGGCGGGTTTCGGACTGGACACGTTGAAACAGCGGCTTTGGGAGGCCGTTCGGCAAAGCAGGGAGGATCAGCATTCCGAATGA
- the rnhA gene encoding ribonuclease HI: protein MQNITIYTDGACSGNPGPGGWAALLMYKSHRKQLTGGALHTTNNRMELTAALEALRHLKKPCQVQLHTDSAYLANAFNRHWLDAWQRNGWKTAGKKPVENKDLWEPLLQESTRHRITWIKVKGHADNELNNLVDEAAVAAMKEYKRQRDIGA, encoded by the coding sequence GTGCAAAACATAACCATTTATACGGACGGCGCCTGTAGCGGGAACCCCGGCCCCGGCGGCTGGGCGGCCCTTCTCATGTACAAATCGCACCGCAAACAACTGACCGGCGGCGCATTGCATACGACAAACAACCGGATGGAACTCACGGCCGCCCTCGAGGCGCTCCGCCATCTGAAGAAACCATGTCAGGTACAGCTCCACACGGACAGCGCCTATCTTGCAAATGCATTCAACAGGCACTGGCTCGACGCCTGGCAGCGCAACGGCTGGAAAACAGCAGGCAAAAAACCTGTAGAAAACAAGGATTTATGGGAACCTTTGCTCCAGGAAAGCACCCGCCATCGCATAACTTGGATCAAGGTAAAGGGACACGCCGACAATGAACTCAATAACCTCGTCGATGAAGCGGCTGTCGCCGCCATGAAAGAATACAAGCGCCAGCGGGATATCGGAGCATAA
- a CDS encoding cation transporter, with amino-acid sequence MLLSATSGHNHSYDHSHSHDHSHSHSHSHSHSHSHGLGGHGHDLRGASKRSLKGALILIVGYMFVEVVGGVLSGSLALLADAGHMLTDAASIGLALAALHFSSRAASAEKTFGYRRLEVLAALINALTLWLIAGGVVLEAWHRFRDVPDVEGGLMLIVGSIGLLVNIAAARILHKSAEHSVNVEGAFRHVIADLLGSVGVVVSGVLVWAFGWTLADPILSVIIAVLILSSTWRLLGKVIHLLLQGTPEHIDVYRLCSEIEDVEGVLLIHDVHVWSLAQDYDVFTAHILIDPEVKEVDRTSLLRRLQRIVYHDFGIHHVTIQLEDSAEECAEHHHVDHLHAHSRPHRNLTLIQRLKKRVRRQ; translated from the coding sequence ATGTTGTTGTCCGCCACATCCGGTCATAACCATAGCTACGATCACAGTCATAGTCACGACCACAGCCATAGTCATAGCCACAGCCATAGTCATAGCCACAGCCATGGCTTGGGCGGACACGGACACGATCTGCGCGGGGCGAGCAAGCGCAGTCTGAAGGGTGCGCTTATACTGATTGTCGGCTATATGTTCGTAGAGGTCGTCGGGGGTGTTTTATCAGGCAGTCTGGCGCTTCTCGCGGACGCCGGACACATGCTGACCGACGCGGCGTCCATAGGTCTGGCATTGGCCGCCCTGCACTTTTCAAGTCGGGCTGCATCGGCGGAGAAAACCTTCGGCTATCGCCGTCTTGAAGTTCTGGCGGCCCTGATCAATGCACTTACACTCTGGCTGATTGCGGGGGGTGTAGTCCTCGAAGCCTGGCATCGTTTCAGGGATGTGCCGGATGTGGAAGGCGGACTTATGTTGATTGTCGGTTCCATCGGCCTTCTCGTCAATATCGCAGCAGCCCGGATTCTCCACAAGTCGGCCGAGCACAGTGTTAATGTCGAAGGCGCTTTCCGGCACGTCATAGCCGACTTGTTGGGGTCTGTCGGTGTGGTCGTATCGGGTGTGCTCGTTTGGGCCTTCGGCTGGACGCTTGCGGATCCCATCCTGAGCGTGATCATCGCTGTGCTTATTTTGTCCAGCACCTGGCGTCTGTTAGGTAAAGTGATTCATTTGCTGCTGCAAGGGACCCCTGAACACATTGATGTCTATCGTCTTTGCAGCGAGATAGAAGATGTGGAAGGCGTTCTCCTGATTCACGATGTCCATGTCTGGAGCCTTGCTCAGGACTATGATGTGTTTACTGCGCACATTCTGATCGACCCCGAGGTTAAAGAGGTAGACCGTACTTCCTTATTGCGCCGTCTGCAGCGCATCGTCTATCATGATTTTGGCATCCACCATGTCACTATTCAACTGGAAGATTCCGCGGAGGAATGTGCCGAGCACCACCATGTCGATCACCTGCACGCGCACAGCAGGCCACACCGGAATCTCACGTTAATACAAAGATTGAAGAAACGTGTGCGGCGACAATGA
- the purS gene encoding phosphoribosylformylglycinamidine synthase subunit PurS, whose translation MYKASVRVTLRSSILDPQGKTTHHALENLGFERVERVRIGKFVEMWIDERTQEDAERMARAACEQLLANPVMEDFEISVEEG comes from the coding sequence ATGTATAAAGCCAGCGTCCGCGTCACTTTGCGATCTTCCATTCTTGATCCTCAGGGGAAAACGACCCATCACGCACTGGAAAACCTTGGCTTCGAACGGGTAGAACGGGTCCGGATCGGAAAATTCGTGGAGATGTGGATCGACGAACGTACGCAGGAAGATGCCGAGCGTATGGCCAGGGCGGCCTGCGAACAACTCCTTGCAAATCCGGTGATGGAGGATTTTGAGATCTCTGTGGAGGAAGGGTAG
- a CDS encoding phosphatidylserine decarboxylase family protein: MVAREGYVIIGIVLVLAAALSGIVLLVSAWWGILCLVVAVCITAGVLFFFRDPARTPPPLSDQLVLAPADGRVVIVDNAVSEPLYLGSVAQKVSIFLSLFDVHVNRIPVDGMVEHVRYIPGKYLVAWRPEASEKNERSEIGIRHPSGARVLFRQIAGSVARRIVYYVASEDQVEAGQRFGIIKFGSRMDVFLPQDVTLRVSVGDRVRAGETILGQFPTPGHEP; this comes from the coding sequence GTGGTTGCACGTGAAGGATACGTTATCATAGGTATCGTGCTCGTGCTTGCCGCGGCGCTTTCCGGCATCGTTCTGCTTGTATCCGCGTGGTGGGGTATACTGTGTCTGGTTGTTGCGGTGTGCATCACCGCTGGGGTGCTGTTCTTTTTTCGCGACCCTGCCCGCACGCCTCCACCCCTTTCCGATCAACTCGTGCTGGCGCCGGCGGACGGCAGGGTGGTGATCGTGGATAATGCGGTTTCCGAGCCCCTGTACCTCGGGAGCGTGGCTCAAAAAGTATCTATTTTCCTTTCCCTGTTCGATGTGCACGTAAACCGCATCCCGGTGGACGGGATGGTTGAGCATGTGAGATACATACCCGGCAAATATCTGGTCGCATGGCGCCCCGAAGCAAGCGAAAAAAATGAGCGTTCGGAAATCGGAATACGGCATCCATCCGGAGCGCGAGTGCTTTTCAGGCAGATTGCCGGTTCCGTGGCGCGCCGCATCGTGTATTATGTGGCAAGCGAAGATCAGGTCGAAGCAGGACAGCGTTTCGGCATCATAAAGTTCGGGTCACGGATGGATGTGTTCCTGCCGCAGGATGTGACGTTGCGGGTATCCGTGGGAGATCGTGTGCGTGCGGGGGAAACGATCCTTGGACAGTTCCCTACTCCGGGGCATGAGCCATGA
- the carB gene encoding carbamoyl-phosphate synthase large subunit, which translates to MPKREDIHRILLIGSGPIVIGQACEFDYSGTQAARALRKEGYEVVLINSNPATIMTDRLTADKIYLKDLIPASIREIVEVEKPDAVLPTMGGQTALNLAGTLQDEGFWEAHNIDVIGVDIDAIRITEDRQAFRDLMEHIGIDQARSRVAKSLLEAKEIAQEIGELPVVIRPSYTLGGSGGGIVWTHEEFDRKVMRGLEMSPVHEVLIEECLFGWKEYELELLRDANDNVIIVCPIENVDPMGVHTGDSVTVAPAQTLTDKQYQWMRDAAIRAMRSIGTFAGGCNIQFAFDPAGRRMIVIEINPRVSRSSALASKATGYPIAKVAARLAIGYTLDELPNEVTGTTSACFEPAIDYVVTKIPRFNFDKFEGVDEELTTQMKAVGEVMAIGRTFPESLQKAWQGLEIDYNGLGGDREDASPAEVRERLAKPLWDRTLQIRNAFKLGASVDEIADVSKVDPWFLYQIRDIVRLEEAIAERTLQEIDAEFMKRVKQYGFSDIQIAYLLNGEASEMQVREHRKALGVIPSFQVVDTCAGEFPAETPYFYSSYEQGTESKVSDRKKVIILGSGPNRIGQGIEFDYSCVHGVNATRDSGYEAIMINCNPETVSTDFDIADKLYFEPVYWERVLDIIEHEQPEGVIVQLGGQTALKIAEKLHRHGIRIFGTSYEMMDLAESRGKFSEVLKELEIPFPPYGMAVTVQEAVATAEHIGYPILIRPSYVLGGQGMRIAINKEEVQHYTKKIWTLFPDNHVLLDLFLENAIEMDVDAVRDGEETWIAGIMQHIEPAGVHSGDSTAVLPPFSLSEEILQTVRRYVCDIAERLDIIGVMNVQFAVKDGIVYCIEANPRASRTVPFVAKATGVPVSDIATKVMLGQKLADFRKEGRLTSNLEGYAIKEPVFSWDKFPEVPKELGPEMKSTGEAIAFVDALSDEHFQRPYEMRNLYLSR; encoded by the coding sequence ATGCCCAAACGTGAGGACATTCACCGGATTCTGCTGATCGGGAGCGGACCTATCGTGATCGGTCAGGCATGTGAGTTCGACTATTCGGGTACCCAGGCTGCACGGGCGCTCCGCAAGGAGGGATATGAGGTGGTGCTGATCAATTCCAATCCGGCCACCATTATGACCGATAGACTCACTGCGGACAAAATTTACCTGAAGGATCTGATCCCGGCTTCGATCCGGGAAATTGTTGAAGTCGAGAAGCCGGATGCGGTGCTGCCGACCATGGGTGGGCAGACCGCGCTGAATCTTGCCGGTACACTTCAGGATGAGGGGTTCTGGGAAGCACACAACATAGACGTTATCGGCGTGGATATCGACGCCATACGTATCACGGAAGATCGGCAGGCGTTTCGCGATCTGATGGAGCACATAGGGATCGATCAGGCGCGTAGCCGTGTGGCGAAGAGTCTACTGGAGGCGAAGGAGATCGCCCAGGAGATCGGAGAGCTTCCCGTGGTGATCCGGCCGTCGTATACACTGGGCGGGTCCGGAGGCGGGATTGTATGGACGCACGAGGAATTCGATCGCAAGGTGATGCGGGGGCTGGAGATGTCCCCGGTTCACGAGGTGCTGATCGAGGAATGTCTGTTCGGCTGGAAGGAATACGAGCTCGAACTTCTTCGGGACGCCAACGACAACGTCATTATCGTGTGCCCCATCGAGAATGTGGATCCGATGGGCGTGCATACCGGAGATTCCGTAACCGTGGCGCCGGCGCAGACGCTCACCGACAAGCAGTACCAGTGGATGCGGGATGCGGCGATTCGCGCCATGCGTTCCATCGGCACCTTTGCGGGGGGGTGCAATATCCAGTTTGCATTCGATCCGGCCGGCCGGCGCATGATTGTCATAGAGATCAATCCGCGCGTATCGCGCTCGTCGGCGCTCGCTTCGAAAGCAACGGGGTACCCGATCGCGAAGGTGGCGGCCCGGTTGGCTATAGGATATACCCTGGATGAGTTGCCGAACGAAGTGACTGGTACTACAAGCGCCTGTTTCGAGCCGGCCATAGATTATGTGGTGACCAAGATTCCGCGCTTCAATTTTGACAAGTTCGAGGGCGTGGATGAAGAACTCACTACCCAGATGAAGGCAGTGGGTGAAGTGATGGCCATCGGCCGGACGTTTCCTGAGAGCCTGCAAAAAGCCTGGCAGGGTCTGGAGATTGACTACAATGGCCTTGGCGGTGATCGAGAGGATGCTTCTCCTGCGGAGGTGCGCGAGCGTCTGGCCAAACCCCTATGGGACCGGACACTCCAGATTCGGAATGCCTTCAAACTGGGGGCATCCGTAGATGAAATTGCGGATGTTTCGAAGGTCGATCCGTGGTTTCTGTACCAGATTCGGGACATTGTGCGATTGGAGGAGGCGATCGCGGAGCGGACCTTGCAGGAGATAGACGCCGAGTTCATGAAACGGGTGAAGCAGTATGGCTTTTCCGACATTCAGATTGCATACCTGCTGAATGGAGAGGCGAGCGAGATGCAGGTTCGGGAACACAGAAAAGCGCTCGGTGTGATCCCGTCGTTTCAGGTGGTGGATACCTGTGCGGGAGAATTCCCGGCGGAGACGCCCTATTTCTATTCTTCGTACGAACAGGGCACGGAAAGCAAGGTGTCCGACCGCAAGAAAGTGATCATTCTGGGGAGCGGGCCGAACCGTATCGGTCAGGGCATTGAGTTCGATTACTCCTGCGTACATGGCGTAAACGCTACGCGGGACAGCGGATACGAGGCCATTATGATCAACTGTAACCCGGAAACGGTCTCGACGGATTTCGACATTGCGGACAAGTTGTATTTCGAGCCGGTGTATTGGGAGCGGGTTCTGGATATCATCGAGCACGAACAGCCGGAAGGGGTCATCGTGCAGTTGGGTGGACAGACGGCTCTGAAAATTGCGGAGAAGTTACACCGGCACGGCATTCGGATTTTTGGCACGTCATACGAAATGATGGATCTGGCGGAGAGCCGGGGTAAGTTCTCGGAGGTTCTCAAGGAACTGGAAATACCGTTTCCGCCCTATGGCATGGCAGTGACCGTACAGGAGGCTGTCGCCACCGCCGAGCATATCGGCTATCCTATTCTGATTCGTCCGAGTTATGTGCTCGGCGGCCAGGGAATGCGCATCGCAATCAACAAGGAAGAGGTGCAGCACTACACGAAAAAAATCTGGACGCTGTTTCCGGACAATCATGTGCTGCTTGATCTGTTTTTAGAGAACGCTATCGAAATGGATGTGGATGCGGTGCGTGACGGGGAGGAGACGTGGATTGCAGGTATCATGCAGCATATCGAGCCGGCGGGGGTGCATAGTGGAGATTCGACGGCGGTGTTGCCTCCGTTTTCCCTGTCAGAGGAAATTTTACAGACCGTGCGTAGGTACGTGTGCGACATTGCCGAACGACTGGATATTATAGGGGTCATGAATGTGCAGTTTGCAGTCAAGGACGGGATCGTTTATTGTATTGAGGCGAATCCGAGAGCGTCGCGGACCGTGCCGTTTGTCGCCAAGGCGACAGGGGTGCCTGTGTCGGATATCGCCACGAAAGTGATGCTGGGCCAGAAGCTTGCCGATTTTCGGAAGGAGGGGCGGCTCACCTCGAACCTTGAGGGATATGCGATCAAGGAACCCGTGTTTTCGTGGGACAAATTTCCCGAGGTGCCAAAGGAACTGGGCCCTGAGATGAAATCTACGGGCGAAGCGATTGCGTTTGTGGACGCACTGAGCGACGAGCACTTCCAGCGTCCGTACGAAATGCGGAATCTGTATTTGAGTCGATAG
- the carA gene encoding glutamine-hydrolyzing carbamoyl-phosphate synthase small subunit: MKQAPTNGSPCKLALADGIVVNGYAIGHQGETGGELCFNTSMTGYQEIMTDPSYHGQIMMMTYPHIGNYGAMDIDMEADVPMVAGFVVRQFAEQYSNLQADESLDRFMKRHQLVGISGVDTRRLVRHIRAQGVMNAVVSSVDLDDERLIEKARNWPSMDGLELASRVTVEAAADWCGGDGARIAVFDYGVKRNILRSFEAHGCAVRLFPASTSLKQVLAWEPDGLFFSNGPGDPRAMPDAIATVRKAFRTDIPLFGICLGHQLMALASGCEVYKMFVGHRGANQPVKNLDTGHVEVTTQNHGFAVLEDSIPAKVADITHRNLNDRTVEGLRFRKHAAFSVQYHPEASPGPHDSHYLFDLFLKEVEMRRSVSVRTTEKATA, translated from the coding sequence ATGAAACAAGCGCCGACGAATGGCTCTCCGTGCAAGTTGGCTTTGGCGGACGGGATTGTCGTGAACGGATACGCCATTGGCCACCAGGGCGAAACGGGTGGCGAGCTCTGCTTCAATACGAGCATGACGGGGTATCAGGAAATCATGACGGATCCGTCCTATCATGGGCAGATCATGATGATGACCTATCCGCACATCGGGAACTACGGAGCCATGGATATCGACATGGAGGCGGACGTGCCGATGGTTGCAGGGTTCGTAGTGCGCCAATTTGCCGAGCAGTATTCCAATCTGCAGGCCGACGAGTCGCTGGATCGTTTTATGAAGCGGCATCAACTGGTGGGCATCAGCGGCGTGGATACGCGCCGTCTCGTTCGTCATATCCGGGCGCAGGGGGTTATGAACGCCGTGGTTTCTTCTGTTGACCTTGATGACGAGCGGTTGATTGAGAAAGCGCGAAACTGGCCTTCCATGGACGGTCTTGAACTGGCTTCGCGGGTCACAGTAGAAGCTGCCGCGGATTGGTGCGGAGGAGATGGTGCGCGTATTGCGGTATTCGACTATGGAGTGAAACGCAATATTCTTCGGTCGTTCGAGGCGCATGGCTGTGCGGTTCGTCTCTTTCCCGCTTCCACATCGCTCAAACAAGTGCTTGCCTGGGAGCCGGACGGCCTCTTTTTTTCGAACGGCCCTGGGGACCCGCGCGCTATGCCCGATGCGATCGCCACGGTCCGCAAAGCGTTCCGCACGGACATCCCTCTCTTCGGGATATGTTTGGGCCATCAACTTATGGCGCTTGCTTCCGGGTGTGAGGTCTACAAGATGTTCGTTGGACACCGGGGCGCCAATCAGCCGGTAAAGAATCTCGACACCGGTCATGTGGAGGTTACGACGCAAAATCACGGGTTTGCTGTACTGGAAGATTCCATTCCTGCGAAGGTCGCCGACATTACGCACCGGAACTTGAACGACCGGACGGTGGAGGGGCTGCGTTTCAGGAAGCATGCGGCATTTTCAGTGCAGTATCACCCCGAGGCGTCCCCCGGACCGCACGACAGTCATTATTTGTTCGATCTGTTTCTGAAGGAAGTGGAAATGCGCCGGTCCGTGTCGGTACGGACCACGGAGAAGGCGACGGCATGA
- a CDS encoding energy transducer TonB, protein MPRSDPHHIANHRTRFLACLATTLVVLTIAVRFWPVQVTSPDERAVYRAGETERIHIEDIQPTKHAASAPAPPAPLVPILVPDDEYLAEDELDLADGLLPLDASEAPATDAGEQVRPSAGVTAGPRTVRFVYPENTQEAKRRRVRAKLVVQVLVNVRGQVEEATVTERFLLDENGLVKEPVDLLGHGLEEAALSAAAQWMFRPARKDGKAIASRTTLTFTFGVDS, encoded by the coding sequence ATGCCGCGTTCCGACCCGCACCATATCGCGAACCACCGCACCCGTTTTCTGGCGTGCCTTGCAACGACACTTGTCGTGCTCACCATCGCTGTTCGCTTCTGGCCCGTGCAGGTGACTTCGCCCGACGAGCGCGCGGTTTACCGTGCAGGCGAAACAGAACGCATCCACATCGAGGACATCCAGCCCACGAAACACGCCGCATCCGCCCCCGCCCCGCCCGCACCGCTGGTGCCGATTCTGGTTCCGGACGATGAGTATCTCGCAGAAGACGAGCTGGATCTTGCCGACGGTTTACTCCCTCTCGACGCATCCGAAGCGCCCGCAACCGATGCCGGAGAACAGGTTCGGCCTTCCGCCGGCGTCACGGCGGGGCCGCGCACCGTACGGTTTGTATATCCCGAGAATACGCAGGAAGCCAAGCGGAGGCGAGTACGCGCAAAGCTGGTGGTGCAGGTGCTCGTGAATGTCAGAGGCCAGGTCGAGGAGGCCACAGTCACCGAACGATTTTTGCTCGACGAAAACGGACTGGTCAAAGAACCGGTCGACCTCCTTGGGCACGGCCTTGAAGAAGCCGCTCTTTCCGCGGCAGCCCAATGGATGTTCCGACCGGCTCGCAAGGACGGCAAAGCGATCGCAAGCCGCACCACACTAACGTTTACGTTCGGCGTCGACAGTTAA
- the folK gene encoding 2-amino-4-hydroxy-6-hydroxymethyldihydropteridine diphosphokinase, with product MNRLARKEHRAFLALGSNLGERFDHIRFAVERLHSAEDVQVADVSPVYESEAHVLPGSAWQPPYLNLVVAVRTRLDARTLLALALRIERARGRRRTETINGTPSATDPLLRSSAWASRTLDIDLLVFDRLCLSGNGLSVPHPRLAVRRFVLRPLYDLAPDLYVPAPFNARVGELLANCPDKGQLVRLPFEVPNVMS from the coding sequence CTGAATCGGTTGGCGCGGAAGGAACATCGGGCGTTTCTTGCTCTTGGCTCGAATCTCGGTGAACGGTTCGATCATATCCGCTTTGCAGTGGAGCGGTTGCACAGTGCGGAAGACGTCCAGGTGGCGGACGTGTCTCCGGTCTACGAATCCGAGGCGCATGTATTGCCCGGCAGTGCGTGGCAGCCGCCCTATCTGAATCTCGTGGTGGCGGTTCGGACCCGCCTGGACGCCCGGACATTGCTTGCGCTTGCGCTTCGGATTGAGCGGGCAAGAGGTCGCCGCCGTACGGAAACGATCAACGGTACCCCCAGCGCGACCGATCCTTTACTCCGTTCATCCGCGTGGGCTTCCCGAACGCTTGATATAGATTTGCTCGTATTCGACAGGCTGTGCTTGTCCGGGAACGGTCTTTCCGTACCTCATCCCAGGCTTGCTGTCCGGCGATTCGTACTGCGGCCCCTGTACGATTTGGCTCCTGATCTGTATGTGCCTGCGCCATTCAATGCCCGTGTCGGGGAGTTGCTTGCGAATTGTCCGGATAAGGGGCAACTTGTCCGTTTGCCGTTCGAGGTTCCAAACGTAATGTCTTGA
- a CDS encoding DUF1080 domain-containing protein, with protein sequence MSRSNFLLPMLAAVVFTFGTVASATAQVGVGAEAPEGADVLFDGTRASLDENWEYWEGPCFASSMPIKWNVVPNHFDGGRGTAMSSKEPYSSTYGQADIVTKKKPRDFRLHVEFLIPRSRGNSGVYLDNRYEIQVVEGEDGLHGMASVINEKEAPYELFNGLQKWNAYDIQFRGARFDENGDRSEKAMVTMYFNGEKVHENVPINKVWGGPCSALDGGNDGGNGITDGPGGVKLQAEGHDVRYRNIWMQGMSFDEPDTNF encoded by the coding sequence ATGAGTCGTTCAAACTTTTTGCTGCCGATGCTCGCAGCTGTTGTTTTTACATTCGGCACAGTTGCAAGCGCCACGGCGCAAGTCGGTGTGGGTGCGGAAGCCCCGGAAGGCGCCGATGTGCTTTTCGACGGGACGCGTGCATCGCTTGACGAAAACTGGGAATATTGGGAAGGACCTTGTTTTGCCTCTTCGATGCCCATCAAATGGAATGTCGTTCCGAATCATTTTGACGGAGGCAGGGGCACGGCCATGTCCAGCAAGGAGCCTTATTCAAGCACCTATGGCCAGGCGGACATCGTGACAAAGAAGAAGCCTCGTGATTTCCGGCTGCATGTTGAGTTTCTGATTCCGCGTAGTCGGGGCAACAGCGGGGTCTATCTTGACAACCGGTATGAGATCCAGGTTGTTGAAGGAGAGGACGGGTTGCATGGCATGGCTTCCGTGATCAACGAGAAGGAAGCTCCGTACGAGTTGTTCAACGGCCTGCAGAAATGGAATGCATACGACATCCAGTTTCGTGGCGCTCGCTTCGACGAGAACGGCGATCGTAGCGAGAAAGCGATGGTCACCATGTATTTCAATGGGGAGAAGGTGCATGAGAATGTGCCCATCAACAAGGTGTGGGGCGGTCCTTGCTCTGCGCTGGATGGGGGTAATGATGGCGGCAACGGCATCACCGATGGACCGGGAGGTGTAAAACTCCAGGCGGAAGGACACGATGTTCGCTACCGGAATATCTGGATGCAGGGGATGAGTTTCGACGAGCCTGACACGAATTTCTGA
- a CDS encoding RNA polymerase sigma factor translates to MRLVRRLRVSTAIRTVRDEPHEYVMPHAAGPTDQELVERARDGDALAFEQIIHRYEGQVAATVIGMMGRCPEADDVGQETFIRLHTYLHKYRGDAALGTYIVRIAINQALKALKQRKRWRERFVRPDQEALELLEPVVKEGDAIDARERKRLVHAALGQINPEQRAVVVLRMLEGYSTRETAAMLNVPEGTVMSRLSRALERLKGLLGPLLLENP, encoded by the coding sequence ATGCGTCTTGTGCGTCGGCTACGTGTGAGCACGGCAATAAGGACTGTTCGGGACGAACCGCACGAATACGTTATGCCGCATGCGGCGGGGCCTACGGACCAGGAATTAGTGGAGCGTGCCCGGGATGGAGACGCGCTCGCATTCGAGCAGATCATACACCGATATGAGGGACAAGTGGCTGCGACGGTGATCGGCATGATGGGAAGATGCCCTGAGGCAGACGATGTGGGGCAGGAGACGTTCATTCGTCTCCATACCTATCTCCACAAGTATCGGGGGGATGCCGCCCTCGGTACGTACATTGTGCGGATCGCGATTAATCAGGCGCTCAAGGCGTTGAAACAGCGTAAGCGGTGGAGAGAACGGTTCGTTCGGCCCGATCAGGAAGCATTGGAATTGCTGGAACCGGTTGTGAAAGAGGGCGATGCGATCGATGCACGGGAGCGTAAGCGCCTTGTGCATGCTGCCCTGGGACAAATAAATCCTGAGCAGCGCGCTGTCGTGGTGCTGCGTATGCTCGAAGGGTATTCGACCCGGGAAACGGCTGCCATGCTGAATGTTCCGGAAGGTACGGTCATGTCCCGCTTGTCGCGGGCGCTGGAGCGGCTCAAGGGCTTGCTTGGCCCGTTGCTTCTGGAAAATCCGTAA